The DNA window AAAACGGAAAAATAGATGGTAATTGTCAATACCTGAAATCCAGTTATCCTACTGCATGCAGATTTCTTCTTACTCTGTAAACAGATTTGAGCCTTAAGTTGCAGACGGTTATCTGATTCATGTAAATAGACCAGTTAGTGTTTTCCAAACAAATTAACCTCCAAAAGGCATCTACTATAGGTTTGGTAGAAAAAACTTTGGATTTggagaaaaaaatgtaaaatcacTTGCCAGCACTACCCTGGAGCCAATCATAAGCCCAAAAAATTCAGCTTGCATAAAATGAAAGCCACAAATATGAAACAATAAGGTTCCGCTGTCCAAAAAATGAATTTCAAAAGGAAAGTTCAACATTCCCCTTAAAATTGCAAAAGTAAACCCAACTTAGTAATTTACAACTTTGATGACACAATTTTAGAGGGTTAattatttcatcaaaaataaaaCCAAGTTTTAGTAGCAGTCAGCAGATAATGTTTCATTTCCTCTTGATCTCTCTGGGCCTCTGAACTTTTAAGCTTCTGACACAGATTGTTCGACACAAAAGgataaaaattataagtttttttatttcCTACAGCCAAGCAATATTCCAATTGACATCCTCAAGACATTCTACTTCAATATATTGAAAATGCTCAAATGTAAGACGAATATGATAAAACTCCAAGCGGCTAGACAAAGAGTAAAAATTGCCAGATCCTAGAATAGCATTATCAGAGATCTTGAACAATAAACCAATCATAAAAGGGACCAGGAAACTAATGATATACCTGAAGCATCATAAAATCGACAATCTCCATTAATTGAGCCAATAACTGCATCCTGTAGGGAAAAAAATGAATGAGCTCAAAATTCTAAAACCTGATTGCTAAATAAAATGGATAAGAAAAAGTTCCATTGAACCTTTCCATCAGGACGATAACAAACGGCGGTAACAATATCTGTCACGTCAATCCAGTCAACAACTTGACAACCAGGAATAACCCAGATGCGCACTTTCCCATCTATAGAACCACTAATGAAGTAATCATCATCCACAGGATTAAACTGAACGCATGTCACTGTATCACATAGCAACAAGAATATGGAACAATTATGATAGAATAAATCACAATGCAAAAGTGATTGCTCTGATAAGTAGACATTTCtataacaaaaaataagaaataataaaactcAAGCATCGATTCAAATATATCACCATAATTATTGTGGGAAAATACTTTCTGACATTCGTCATATCCAACTTGCCACAAGCGAACTGTCTTGTCAACAGAGGATGAAAGAATATGCTgcaatacataaattttaattacaaacCCAAATAAATTCCAGCAAATGACAGCAAGTTATTTCTGACTTCAGAGCAATTACTGACCTTACTCTTTGACCAAGAGAGGTCCAGGACCTCACCACAATGCCCGCGGAACTCATGGATAGGTTTATCCAAAATTCGAAAAACTTTCTGAGGTAAGATGACACAAGTTGAGCCCGAAACTTTCTTCACCCTCTTTGATTTGCCATTTTTCTCTTTGTCTACGTGAAGAGGAACTAACTCAGAAAAGTTATTTACTGTGAAATAGACACAGGAAGGATTGACATCATGAATGTCAGAATTCCCTGATAGTTCAGACTCCAACACTTGCCACACACGCACAACACCATCTTCACCTGCACTTGCAAGATACTGACCATCAGGGCTAAATTTCATTGTTAAGATTGACCCTTCATGGGCTTGGATCTCTTGTCCCTTGTAAAGAGCTGAGAACTCCTTTGACCGCTTTTTGTATGATCTAACTCGAACCAGTTGAATCCTAGCTTCTGCATTCAGGTAACAATCATTGGATATCGTACAAGCAGATTCAACCTGCCTATCAACAACACAAGCAACAGTACCTAATCGCTTAAGCCATCCCCGTTTCCCCTGCTTTCTTTCTGGCCCTAAATCCGAAACATCTTTGACTTCCCGTCGTATTGCTTGTTGAATAACAGGGGATAAGCCAAGCTTCCTTTCAAATTCATTGACTGTAAGCAAATGATTAGACCCTGCTTCCCGCAGTTTCCTGAACTTGCCATCCTGACTAAGCTCATCCACAATGAACTCTGTCCCATCATCCAAATTCTTAATCCTACACACAAGATTATCATCCAACgccctatccaacaactccctGGCATCACTTGACGAACAAGAAACAGAAGACTGACTGGAAGAACAACCATCATTAAAACTAGATGATCCTAAGGCCGCTCCACTCTTCTCCAGAATTCTATCAGTTTCCACTTCAATTTCATCACACCACACGTTAGAGGCACCTTCCCTTGCAATCTGATCTATGCTTAACCCCATCCATTTTAGGAATTTATCGCGTCGTTCACTAATACTACTCAGGTTTTTAACCCAAATTTCAAATCCAACGTTACAAGGCACTGAATTGATGGATGTAGCATGTTCAGAATCAGAATTCTCAGGGCAATCGGATCCTGAATCAGATACAGAAGTGATATCTTCACGGGTATCAAAAAATGGATCTTCCTCTTCAGTCAAACTCCCCATCATTATTAACTCTTCAGTTCAACCCATGAAAAATCACCCTCCCACCTAAATGGTATTCTCACAAAAACCCTAGGCAATGCTCTAAATTCCCTACAAGGATGACATGAGaaaacaaaacatcaaaacccggagaaaaaaaaaacacatttatttcatatttagaACTATAAAACTAATACCCAGAAACACAGATCCCAGCTAAAACCCACCATAACTAATAAGATACTATAATATTTAACAGCTTTAACCAAAACTCGAATCTCAAAACAATTGTTAACGCACAGATCAGTGCCAAGTGAGGTAAAGCAACAAACAGGAGACATTAAAATGATAAGAAAATAGGTATATGATAAACAACAAGAAACTCTAAATGAATAGAAAATTAAgattggatttttttattttttatttatttttgcttttatgtctgaacccaaaaaaaaaaaaggtgatttaATAGGGCAATGGATTGGGCACCTGGGGTTTTTGTTGGAGAGTCCGTCGACCCCAAGATACGGCTTATTCATATCTCATCATCATCACCTTCCCAATTCCAATAAggatttccatttctttctctctctctcttcttccTATGTAGAGACTAGAGAGAGTCGGAGAGCAAAAATTACttgtaaaaaacaaaaacaacaaaaactaaATAGAAAGTAGTTAAGTATAAAagttgagaagaaaaaaaaaactaaaagggtAATCTGGAAAGGAGTGAAAACGGATGGACTATGGCCCAAGAAACAAGAATTGGAGAGGCGAGCAGTATTTGCCTTGCTGTCCTCCTGCCCGTACTATTTCCACCGGGGACGGCCTCActaattaaccattttaatttattcaaacaaATATCTTTCACTTAAACCAGATTATTGCATTgtatgccttttttttttttttttaaattttaaaaaagtatgtgttaattacattttatacactgatgatattaataaattttctttGACATTACTCCAATATATATGAGGAGTTAATTGATGATTTCtatatcttttttctttcttgagTATTTGGTTATTTAAGTTTTTGAATTTATGTTgtatttacctaattaattatctaaatttCTTCTGGAAAACGTTTAGTTAAAAACAAATATGTACTATATGTTCCACCATATATAGGATTGTATGTAAACCAACAACAAAGCTAGAAATTTGATATTAAAAGATTCTAGATGTAAATACTAATTTCTTATAAAtactgaaaataataaaaataaataaaacctcaAACTTAACTTTTTTTACTTTtagtacataaataaatttaaaacagaacatgacatttcattttcttataaaGTAAGATGTGAGATATATATGGTTGGTTTTTTCCCCCTTCGTGCATCAAGACATAAATCATACCTTTTATATTCTTCTTCTTGATAAATTTCAATGGAAAGAGGGCTTGACAATTTCAAGGACAGCAAATTTAAAAGAGATTGGATAGTTGGTTGAATTCAATGTTAACTTTCACAAAATTTTaggaatatttattttgaaatttaaatgttatattattaacttaaaattttaaaataatattttatagatatagtgttaaaatttttaaagattaaaatactcataatcattttttttcttcacaTTGCTCTCATCTAATATTTCTTCAATCTGCATGTTTTCTACATTTGCAAATAAATCTTTTAGTCGGTTTAATTTACAGGgcttttatgataaaaaaaaaaaactctttaagTAGGATTATAAGGTCCTTATGCcctttaatattaaaaataaaaataaacatagcCAAAGGGATAGGTAAGGATCTCGAGTCTTGACCTAATGGATTaagtaacttttaaaagtaaacagtttaatttaattctttttaacttgttttaaatcgaaaaattgtaattttaatcagttaaatttaaattattttaatacacAAATTTTAACTCTAATCCCtctaattttttctaattttatcttcATCCCCGTCATATGATTCCTAGCTTTGCCTCTATTTATGATATccgtatataaaataattataatgtatTAGAACTCAAAGATAACAATTGacataactaaaaaaaaaaacagtacgTAGGTTTGGTGACATAGACCAgaccttctttctttcttccttttcccCTCAATTGAGTTGTGAAGAAGTGTAATCCAAACAAGCAACCCGGCGATTACAAATGCAAAAACAGTAGTTTTTTTTGTTTGCGTCAATATGTAATCTGTTAATTAGTTAAAGAAATCGAAAAGCGTGACGCCGGCTTCATGCTCAGTCAGCAGATTAATTATCGTAATAATGTAGGAAATTTCGTATGCATGCATGCAGCTGTCTGCTGTTGAAGCAGCAATTAACCCGAATTTCAAGCTCTCACAATCACTATTAAAATGGATGTCTAATACAACAACACGAAACACGATATTACACAACCTCAAAACATATATTACaaatacataatttcataataaagtATAGCTAATatctaattataatttttaaaaccatacaaaaaaaagtatattctttttaagttttaagcGCAAGTAACATTAATTAGTACTGCAATTATAGTGCTACAAACAATACATAATTCTTTCACAAGCTTAATAATGGTGTTTCTCAACAAAACACACCATTTCGCTGTTTCCCCTCTACTATAGGTtgacttttttcttcttttttttaacttattttttagtgaattatgtgatgttatatgttaaataatttatttacttgttaatggttttaattatttatattcttCCAAGGGTTTTTAAAGAAGTGTTAgcctttgataaatttttattattgatagtgattaagtacaattttttattttaatttttccgtatttgaataatgagattattattatattatcgaCAGATGCATGAGTGCACGATGATTTTAAAGTGTGCACACTTCTTATATGCATCTCCATCATTGAGTGCCATTATAGTTAGGAGCGAAGGAGGGGCCATAGCTCCTGAAATGAGAAACTATGCTTTAATCctctcaaaatctataaaaatgtTAGTtaattggcttttaaaataataaaattttgatttaactttttttaaaattataaaagatatatgccaatataatagtaaaattatatttttactcttataaaaatatataacttaatcgtgtcaaaaaaaaaattctaactttGCCACTTATCATAGTGACTAAATTTTATAACAGTTGGGGATGATCCAAGACATTCCGTCAAATTGAtaagtttcataatttttgttTGTGTTCCAATATCGAGCACAACCGGGTGTTATTCGTAGTCAGAGTATGCATATTGAGTTGCTCATCTTCAGTATACCAGTCAAGTTGCATTCATTATGGATGGTAATTTCCATCATCCATATCTTATTAGATTGGTTCAATATCTGCAATCAACAATTAATATCTATATCAGTAAGGACAACATCCTTAGTTTCTAGCTGAACAGATAAAATTGAGTCGTAAAAAAGAGAAATATGCCAGCGCGTGCTGATCCTACCACGACTGCCAAACCTGGTGAACAAAGAAATATGCGATAGCGTGCCCAAGCTACCTAACCCTCTCAAAGCAGACGAACATACCCAACCTACATAACTAGCTGAACTTATCGAACTCCAAACGCCAACATTGGATATGATACAAGTCGACCTCGACTTTGCGTGAGTGTTTGCAAGTCTACCTAATATTGTTGTTTCAAATATGCATATTCCGGTTAATTAAGGCCCATCTATTCAATTTCTATATAATTGCAGATTTGAACACAATTTATAAACTAGTGAGCTCAACGGCCAATACTTCTTATTGGGAGTAGTTGAAACTCACGTCGATAAATATTGATTATATGATCAAATAGGAAACATTATTCACGTATTTTATACGTacgatatatatttatttattacatgcAAAAATCACATGTGAATATGAgtatctttttacttaaatatgATCACAATTACACCACCtgttgataagttaaattaaaaaggggttgaaaagtcaaaaatggtgggaggtgcaattggcaccgaaagaaaaaaataattggcaagttgtttaaagttgaaagggataattgtaattttggtccctaattttttaggccatttgcaagttagtccctgaacttcaactataaataggcctaaccatttctcatttcaaccatcccaaccaatctttctctcttagttttctctcttctcccatttgagaattcttaaggaattctatttgtttgtaatattttggagatagtaaagttatcatctggtgttagtgcccgaggacgtaggtataatttaccgaacctcgttaaatctcttgtgttctttcttgtcctatttttctttcaatatttgagggtataatagtagtatttaattgtgctattaaattactatagaagggatattctgtctaaggaaagacttggtatttaagagatccatgtgatccacctctcttccctgggaattgaactttgtgtgattttttagtacaataatttacacgcttccgaccctattggaacaacaccaCCCATTATCATAGTCGATTCTATATAAACCCTGGTGTCACTCTTTAGACTAGACCAACAAATTTTTAACCCTAAATGTGTATGTAATTCgaatagaaaaaattaattacaCGATTAGAGTTAACTGCCCTATAATTGACAGTGATTTTTTGCCTTTCGTAGAAAATATGTTTTGCTTCTATCATGTCAACTTGATTCTTCTTTCTTTTGACAAAAAGTCCATTAAACTTGTACTATGTCGATTCAACTAATGTGATAATGGACAAATGATATGAGTGGACTTCAACACCACATTAACACATTCTGTAAGGTTTGTTGTCATACGATCATAGTGTTGCTCTTTATCATATGACTACACCTACTGCTCCATCAGGATGTTTTCATGCCAAACTCCCGCAGCATCATCTGCTACACatatacactacaccaaaacaggcttttagcggcacttttagcggcgtttggacaaaaaacgccggtaaaaatcaagcattagcggcgctttctggaAATCGCCACTAAAGAttgagcattagtggcgtttttaaaaaaatgccgctaaaaatgagcattagcggcgtttttcaaaaaaacgccgcaaaaaaccttAGCCCAACGGTGTCGTTTTCTAACATTTcgtggctttagcggcgtttttcaaaaagcgccgctaatgcctgggtctttagcggcgtttttggaaaagcgccgctaatggtaggggctttagcggcgtttttgataaagcgccgctaaaaacattttatcttacttggtttatttatattaattaaataaaattcaatttatttctaattgaatatttaaaatattcataaaaaataataacacgtagaaataatttgaaaatagaaCACATGGAACAATTAAAATaccattatttaaaataattttaaagttttttaggtatatgattaatttaagatttaaggccggtttaggagttactgttttaaggtttatggagtATGGATTtaaggattatggattagggattatggtttaagggttgagatttaaggtttaggggttagtggTTAGGGGTTTgggggttaagagttagggatttagggtttatgagTTCATGGGTcaagttagggttttgggtttagattaattattttttaatttatttttaaatatttttttaatttatatattaaataatttcatatataattgaaaaagataagatagtattaattttaaaataattaattaattattattatagtttagggttgATATGGTTTacggtatatggttaatttaagatttaaggcaagtttaggagttactattttaaggtttggggattatatatggatttagggattatagTTTAAGtgttaggatttaaggtttagggattaagagttaggggttaggggttaagagttagggatttagggtttcaaGGGCCGAATTAAGGTTTaaagtttagattaattagtttttttaatttatattaaatatgttattatataattgtaaaagagataataataaatttaatatatagaaattatgagtatagtttatattatttaagagatatataatagatagactttatATATATTGAgtggttaatttagggtttaaggtttatttgagatttgttaaatgatacaattttatacaattaattaatgtttttatatttaaaaatatttaatttaaaccatttgatatatttgatatggatatataggtaattatttaatttggataggaccaaattataagaaaaaaatacaaaaataaaaatgaaataaaaaactaaaatttataatattatctaattattgtaaatattacttaaaattttaataattctttatgtaaaatttatataaaagatacaataattgaatataaaaaatatgtgagCTTTAGCGGTGTTTTCAACAAAAAATGCCATTACTATGTATTAAAATTTCCCAACTTTTCAATagaagaatttaaatttttagtggcgttttcaagAAAAACGCCAGAAAAGGTAGACATTGCCGGCGTTTtgataaaaaacgccgcaaacatgtattgtaatttttcaatacagtgtcgttttgataaatttcttagtggcgtttttttcttaaaacgccgcaaatgtgGAAGGAAATAAAAGGTAAAATCCCGCTCACTcccaaaaaatgatttttggttaCCCGCTCATTACTCCCTCTTCTTCTCATCTCTGTCGGTCGTCCTAAATCCCCAAATAAGAGTTTGTTTTTCTTAGCTGAAATCCCCCAAATAGAAATCGGACCGAGCAGCTTTGCATCAAGGAAGAAGAAGAGTCGGGAAAGCACAAGCAGTTAAGTTGCCCTCATGGCTTGTGAAGGCGAGTATTTTTGGCATGTAATTCAGCTACAAAATTTTCAGTATTATGGAACCATTTATGTTGGGTTGATTTATTGGGATTAACTCTCGCGCTTCACGGTGGTTGTAGGTAGGCAGGCAGTAAACAGGAAAAATTATTTTCAGTCCCGCGGTTCCCGTCAAAGGTCCTCAAGCTTTAAGCTTTTTTAATCTTTTCCTTCTCTCGcgcaa is part of the Gossypium hirsutum isolate 1008001.06 chromosome D11, Gossypium_hirsutum_v2.1, whole genome shotgun sequence genome and encodes:
- the LOC107924105 gene encoding uncharacterized protein isoform X2; amino-acid sequence: MMGSLTEEEDPFFDTREDITSVSDSGSDCPENSDSEHATSINSVPCNVGFEIWVKNLSSISERRDKFLKWMGLSIDQIAREGASNVWCDEIEVETDRILEKSGAALGSSSFNDGCSSSQSSVSCSSSDARELLDRALDDNLVCRIKNLDDGTEFIVDELSQDGKFRKLREAGSNHLLTVNEFERKLGLSPVIQQAIRREVKDVSDLGPERKQGKRGWLKRLEARIQLVRVRSYKKRSKEFSALYKGQEIQAHEGSILTMKFSPDGQYLASAGEDGVVRVWQVLESELSGNSDIHDVNPSCVYFTVNNFSELVPLHVDKEKNGKSKRVKKVSGSTCVILPQKVFRILDKPIHEFRGHCGEVLDLSWSKSKHILSSSVDKTVRLWQVGYDECQKVFSHNNYVTCVQFNPVDDDYFISGSIDGKVRIWVIPGCQVVDWIDVTDIVTAVCYRPDGKDAVIGSINGDCRFYDASDNRLQLKAQICLQSKKKSACSRITGFQFAPGDPDKLMVTSANSQVQILDNVDVVCKFRGLRNAGSQISASFTSDGMRIVSVSEDSNVYVWNNISQDGLVPQAKNNWSCERFFSNNASVAIPWCGMTSINSIFSSMAGGMPSPKVSSSTWTCNGNAGVLQSESGESTLHKSPFSTSERSSLGHGFFSESLSRGTATWPEEKLSPPNSLVVSSAMCKSHYKLLKTSCQSALDSSHSWGLVIVTAGWDGRIRSFQNYGLPIHL
- the LOC107924105 gene encoding uncharacterized protein isoform X4, whose protein sequence is MMGSLTEEEDPFFDTREDITSVSDSGSDCPENSDSEHATSINSVPCNVGFEIWVKNLSSISERRDKFLKWMGLSIDQIAREGASNVWCDEIEVETDRILEKSGAALGSSSFNDGCSSSQSSVSCSSSDARELLDRALDDNLVCRIKNLDDGTEFIVDELSQDGKFRKLREAGSNHLLTVNEFERKLGLSPVIQQAIRREVKDVSDLGPERKQGKRGWLKRLEARIQLVRVRSYKKRSKEFSALYKGQEIQAHEGSILTMKFSPDGQYLASAGEDGVVRVWQVLESELSGNSDIHDVNPSCVYFTVNNFSELVPLHVDKEKNGKSKRVKKVSGSTCVILPQKVFRILDKPIHEFRGHCGEVLDLSWSKSKHILSSSVDKTVRLWQVGYDECQKVFSHNNYVTCVQFNPVDDDYFISGSIDGKVRIWVIPGCQVVDWIDVTDIVTAVCYRPDGKDAVIGSINGDCRFYDASDNRLQLKAQICLQSKKKSACSRITGFQFAPGDPDKLMVTSANSQVQILDNVDVVCKFRGLRNAGSQISASFTSDGMRIVSEVCHPPKFLLAHGHVMGMLGYCNLSRVRALYTNLHSPLLNVLL
- the LOC107924105 gene encoding WD repeat-containing protein 44 isoform X1 — translated: MMGSLTEEEDPFFDTREDITSVSDSGSDCPENSDSEHATSINSVPCNVGFEIWVKNLSSISERRDKFLKWMGLSIDQIAREGASNVWCDEIEVETDRILEKSGAALGSSSFNDGCSSSQSSVSCSSSDARELLDRALDDNLVCRIKNLDDGTEFIVDELSQDGKFRKLREAGSNHLLTVNEFERKLGLSPVIQQAIRREVKDVSDLGPERKQGKRGWLKRLGTVACVVDRQVESACTISNDCYLNAEARIQLVRVRSYKKRSKEFSALYKGQEIQAHEGSILTMKFSPDGQYLASAGEDGVVRVWQVLESELSGNSDIHDVNPSCVYFTVNNFSELVPLHVDKEKNGKSKRVKKVSGSTCVILPQKVFRILDKPIHEFRGHCGEVLDLSWSKSKHILSSSVDKTVRLWQVGYDECQKVFSHNNYVTCVQFNPVDDDYFISGSIDGKVRIWVIPGCQVVDWIDVTDIVTAVCYRPDGKDAVIGSINGDCRFYDASDNRLQLKAQICLQSKKKSACSRITGFQFAPGDPDKLMVTSANSQVQILDNVDVVCKFRGLRNAGSQISASFTSDGMRIVSVSEDSNVYVWNNISQDGLVPQAKNNWSCERFFSNNASVAIPWCGMTSINSIFSSMAGGMPSPKVSSSTWTCNGNAGVLQSESGESTLHKSPFSTSERSSLGHGFFSESLSRGTATWPEEKLSPPNSLVVSSAMCKSHYKLLKTSCQSALDSSHSWGLVIVTAGWDGRIRSFQNYGLPIHL
- the LOC107924105 gene encoding WD repeat-containing protein 44 isoform X3, with the translated sequence MMGSLTEEEDPFFDTREDITSVSDSGSDCPENSDSEHATSINSVPCNVGFEIWVKNLSSISERRDKFLKWMGLSIDQIAREGASNVWCDEIEVETDRILEKSGAALGSSSFNDGCSSSQSSVSCSSSDARELLDRALDDNLVCRIKNLDDGTEFIVDELSQDGKFRKLREAGSNHLLTVNEFERKLGLSPVIQQAIRREVKDVSDLGPERKQGKRGWLKRLGTVACVVDRQVESACTISNDCYLNAEARIQLVRVRSYKKRSKEFSALYKGQEIQAHEGSILTMKFSPDGQYLASAGEDGVVRVWQVLESELSGNSDIHDVNPSCVYFTVNNFSELVPLHVDKEKNGKSKRVKKVSGSTCVILPQKVFRILDKPIHEFRGHCGEVLDLSWSKSKHILSSSVDKTVRLWQVGYDECQKVFSHNNYVTCVQFNPVDDDYFISGSIDGKVRIWVIPGCQVVDWIDVTDIVTAVCYRPDGKDAVIGSINGDCRFYDASDNRLQLKAQICLQSKKKSACSRITGFQFAPGDPDKLMVTSANSQVQILDNVDVVCKFRGLRNAGSQISASFTSDGMRIVSEVCHPPKFLLAHGHVMGMLGYCNLSRVRALYTNLHSPLLNVLL